TGCTGGACAGAGAGATCCAGAGCATCTACCCTACTGTTCTGGAATGTGCTGTGCTACTACACTTAAGCAGGCAAGATATGTAACAGATGGAAATCCAGATGCGATGGCTATGGTTATTTATAAAGACATTCGTACTCCTGGAAAACTTGAGTATTATTACAAGGAAGCACAGAATACACCTGGAGTGATGCTTGCCAAGGGAGAAGTAACAGGGATAAGAGAAGAGTGGGATAAATTGATTGTGACTGTAGAGGATTCTTTACTTGGTGAGAAAGCTGAGATAGAGACAGAGATGGTAGTTTTAGCGACCGGAATGGTCCCAACAACAAAGGAACCACAGGACTATCTTATTGGACTTCAGGAAGCTGCTGCAAAAGGAGATGAAGCAAAGGCAAAGTATATTGAGACAACTAAAAAACCCGAGTTTATTCTTAATCTTGGATATCGTCAGGGTCCTGAACTTCCTTTCCTTGAAGGTGGGTTTGGTTTTGTCGATTCAAACTTTATATGTTTCCAGTATGAAACAAGAAGAACCGGAATATACGCTGTTGGACCTGTTCGCCAGCCTATGAACATGACAGAAGCGCAGGAAGATGCCCGTGGTGCCGCATTAAAGGCAATCCAGGTTCTTGAACATGTTGAAAAAGGAATGGCAGTTCATCCAAGAGCATGGGATACCTCTTATCCTGAACCAAATCTTTCAAAATGTACAGCATGCAAGCGTTGTACAGAGGAATGCCCATTTGGTGCAATTGATGAGGATGAAAAGGGTACTCCCTTTTATAAACCCAACAGATGCCGTAGATGTGGAACCTGTATGGGTGCATGTCCTGAAAGAATCGTTTCTTTCAAAGATTACAGCGTTGATATGATTGGTTCAATGTTAAAGAATGTCTCTGTGCCAAGTGAAGATGACAGACCTCGTATTATAGTGCTCTGTTGTGAAAATGACGCATTTCCTGCAATAGAGACAGTAGCATTTAACAGGCTCAAACTTGACCCTGCATTAAGATTTATTCAACTCAGATGTCTTGGTTCTATGAACCTTGTATGGATTGCAGATGCTCTCTCAAGAGGTGTTGATGGAATGTTGTTACTCGGTTGTAAATTTGGTGAAAACTATCAGTGTCACTTTGCAAAAGGAAGCGAGCTTGCAAAATACAGACTTGGTAAGGTTCAGGAGACTCTTGATAGACTTCAACTTGAGTCAGACAGAGTTCAGATGTATGAGTTAGCAATTGATGAGTACTGGAGAATTCCTGATATAGTAAATGAATTTATGGAAAAAATTAGAGAAATCGGTCCTAATCCATTTAAGGGCTTTTAGGGAGGAGAGAGATGGACAAACCACTAAAACCAGATTTACAGTTTGCAAAAGAAATTATAAAAGCAGGTGGAGAATCTTTAAAGAAATGCTATCAATGTTCCACTTGCACAGTTGTGTGTCAGCTTTCACCTGACAAAGCACCATTCCCAAGAAAAGAGATGCTTTATGCTCAGTGGGGAATTAAAGAGAAACTTTTTCAGAATCCGGACATATGGTTATGCCATCACTGCGGTGACTGCACAGCATACTGTCCAAGAGGAGCCAAACCAGGTGAGGTGTTAGGTGCTGTAAGAAAACTTATGATACAGCATTACTCACCACCAAAATTCCTTGCTAAATGGGTTGCAGATCCAAAGTACATCTTGCTCATTTTCCTTATACCATTGCTTTTCTTCCTTGGTGAGATGGCAGTTCTGGGATATTTCAGTGGAGTGGAAATTCCAAGGGGTGAAAACGGTGAGATGTCATATGTAGCGTTCTTACCTGCTGTTCCTTGGATTGATGTTCCATTTATGGCTTTAGCAGCCTTTGCAATAATCTGTTTCTACAATGGTGTCAAGCGATACTGGCTTGATCTTTCAGCTGGAACTGAGATTAAACGGAAGGATATATATAACTGTATTTATGAAACAATAAAAGACATACTTTTACACAAAAAGTTTCAACTCTGCGGTTTAAATAAAGGAAGATATACAGCTCATATCCTCGTACTTTATGCTTTTATTGGATTGGCAATCACAACAGGTATAGCTGCTTTCTATGAGTGGGTTTTGAGATGGGAATCTCCTTATCCGCAGACAAATATTGTGAAAATTATTGGAAATGTCAGCGGAATAGCACTCATAATAGGAATGTTCCTGATTATTGTCAATAGAAGCAAGAATTCAGCAAAACAGGGAATAGGAAGCTATTTTGACTGGTTACTTATTACAATAATTGCTGGTGTTGGAGTTACAGGATTTCTTGCTGAAATCTTGAGACTTGCTGAAGTTGAAACTCTTGGATACGCCTCATATATTGCTCATCTTGTATTCGTATTCGCCCTTTTTGCTTATGCACCCCACTCAAAAATGGCCCACATGGTCTATAGAGCAACTGCAATGGTATTTGCAAAAGCTTCATTAAGAGAAGAATCTTTGGTAAAGCAGGAAGAGGCAGCATGAAAAAAGGGCGGGTTAACCGCCCTTTTTTATTTTACAGAAAGATCTTTTTCACTAACAGGTCCTAATATAGTTATAGAGAAATTTTTTTCCTGTAAAATATTTGCAACATCCATTACATCATTAAATGAAACTTTCTCAATTTGTTTTATCTGCTCTTCAAGAGTAAAATACTGACCAAGATAAAGTTCCTGATATGCTAAATTATTCATTACTGAACTTGGTGATTCATTAGAAAAAATAAGTTGAGATATTGTTTGAGCTTTTGCTCTTTCAATTTCTTCTTTTTTTAAATTTTCTGAAATTTTTTTAAGTATTTTCAATATGGTTTCCAATATTTTATTGATTTTTTTGGGTTCGGAGGCAGTGTAAACTCCAAATAAACCAGTATCATAATAAAAAGAAGTGAAAGAATATATATTATAAACCCAGCCTCTTTTTTCTCTTATTTCCTGAAATAATCTTGAGCTTACACTTCCACCAATAATACAGTTAAGTAATATCAAAGGAAGTCTATAATGACTGTTGAATGGAAAAGTTTCAGTCCCCATACATAGATGGATTTCATTTAAATTTTTTTCATGAACTCTTAGGGATGGTGAAAAATTAGCTTTATTTGTGATAGCTGATTTTTTAGAAACTTTTGGTATTATATTTTTTTCAAGACTATCAATTAATTTTTTCTCTTCAAAGCTTCCCGCACAGCTTATGATACAGTTGTTAGTTCCGTAAAATTCATTATAACAATCAATGATGTCTTTTCTGGTTATTGCTGATACTGCACTTTCTTTTCCAAGAATAGGTTGTCCTAAACCATCCGGAAAAGAATTTTCCATAAAAAGATCATGAACAAGCTCATCTGGAGTATCGTTTACTGTTCTTATTTCATCTAGAATAACAGCCCGTTCTTTTTCTATTTCCTCTTCTGGAAAAAGAGGATTTGAATAAATATCTCCAATTAGTTCTATAGCTTTAGATAAGTAACTATCAAGAACTTTTATATAGATTGAAGTAAACTCTCTTGATGTAAAAGCGTTAATATCTCCACCGATGCTGTCTATTTCAAGGGAAATCATTTGAGCATTCCTTTTTTCAGTTCCCTGAAAAAAAAGATGTTCTATAAAATGAGAGAGACCATTTTTAGAAGAAGTTTCATGTCTTGAGCCATGTTTTATCCAGATACTAAGAACAAAAGAGCGATAGTTATCCATTTTATTCATTAGAAGAGGGATGTTTGAAGATAGATGGATTTTTTTTATCATTTTGTTGAAATGTTTTTGCCCTCAATCTCTTTTAGTGCTTCTTTTCTGCTTAGGCGAGGTCTTCCAAGATCGTCTATTTCAATGACTTTTACAGGAATTTGGTCTCCTACTTTTAATACTTCCGATACTTTCTGAATTCGTTTATCTGCAATTTGAGATATATGTAGTAATCCCTCAATTCCAGGCATAATTTCAACAAAAGCTCCAAAATCAACTATTCTTGATACCTTACCCATGTAAATTCTTCCCAATTCAACTTCCTGTGTAATTCCTTTAATAATTTCAATAGCTCTCAAAGCAGAAGCTTCATTGGATGATGCTATTCTTACAATTCCCTCTTTATCTTCAATATCTATTTTAACGCCTGTCTCTTCTATTATTCCTTTAATTACTCTTCCTCCTATCCCAATAATATCTCTGATTTTTTCAGGTTTAACCTGAATTTTATATATTCTTGGAGCATAGGAAGATAACTCTTTAGGTTGACTGATAGTTTCATACATTTTTTTAAGTATGAATAATCTTGCCTGCCGTGCTTGATCTAAAGCTTTTTTGAATATTTCATAATCTATTCCCGGGATCTTTACATCCATCTGAAAGGCTGTGATACCTTTTTCAGTTCCTGCTACTTTGAAATCCATATCACCATAATGGTCTTCCATCCCGATTATATCAGTAAGTATTACAACTTTATCGTCTTCTTTAATGAGTCCCATAGCAACTCCAGCAACATGAGCTTTTATTGGGACACCAGCATCCATTAAAGAAAGACTGGCTCCGCATACAGTTGCCATTGATGATGAACCGTTTGATTCAAGAATGTCTGAGACAACTCTTATTGTATAGGGGAACTCATCCTTTGAAGGAATTACAAACTGAAGTGCCCTTTCTGCAAGGTAACCATGACCAATTTCTCTTCTTCCAGGTGCTCGCAGAGGTTTAACTTCTCCAACACTAAAAGGCAGGAAGTTATAATGAAGCATGAATGTTTTATATATTTCTCCCTCAAGAGAGTCGATCTTTTGTTCATCCTCTGAAGTACCAAGAGTTGTAGCAACTAATGCTTGAGTTTCTCCTCTTGTAAATAATGCAGAACCATGTACTCTTGGAAGTATTCCAATCATGCATGTAATGGGTCTTATTTCGTCGGGTTTTCTACCATCTACTCTTACGCCTTTTCTTATAATTGTTTCACGCATAATTTTTTTGACTACTTTATCAAAAGCATTGGCAATCTCAAGGGAAATGTCTTTATCTGCTGTATTTAAGTTCTGTATGCATTCATTAAACAGTGCCTCGAGAGCTTGCTGCCTTTCAAGTTTCTTTTGAAGAAATAATGCATTTTCAATTTTTCCTGAAATGATATTAAAAATTGCATCTTTGAGGTTTCCATGCTCAACCTTAAATTCTCTCTTTGGTTTTCCTGCTATAGAGCCAAGTTTTTTTTGTAAAGCTATTATTCCCTTTATATGAGTGTGAGCAAACTTTAAAGCTTCTACCAGAATTTCCTCAGAGCACTCTGCTGCACCACCTTCAACCATGGTTACAGCTTCTTCTGTTCCCGCAACAACGAGATTAAGACTACTTTTTTCAGATTCTTCATTGTCGGGATTTAAAATGAATTCTTCATTAATTCTTCCAACTCTTACTGCTCCAACAGGTCCGTTAAACGGAATGTCAGATATAGTTAGAGCTGCTGAAATTCCGATTATACTTAGAATATCAGCAATATTTTCATCTCCGTATGAAAGCACAGAGGCAATACCCTGAGTTTCATAGTTAAATCCTTCAGGGAAAAGAGGTCTTATTGGTCTGTCAATCAGGCGTGAGACTAAAATTTCTCTATCTGTTGGTTTCCCCTCTCTTTTAAAAAAGCCTCCTGGGATTTTTCCAGCAGAGTATGCTTTTTCCTGATAATCAATTGTCAGTGGAACAAAATCCAATCCCTCTTTGGGTATTTTTTCTGCAACTACTGTGCATAATACATAGGTATCACCATATTTTACTAAAACTGAGCCATTTGTTTGTTTTGCCAGGGTTCCTGTTTGTAAAACAAGCTTCTTCCCCTTAATTTCAAGTTCTACTTCCACATTCTACCTCTTTCTTCTTATTTTCTGAGGCTAAGCCTTTCAATAAGTTTGTTATATCTTTCTTTGTCAATTTTCTTAAGATAATTTAAAAGCTTTCTTCTTTGAGCGACTAACTTAATGAGTCCTCTTCTTGAGTGATGGTCTTTTTTGTGAATTTTAAAGTGTTCAGTTAAGTAGTTAATTCTTTCAGTCATTAAAGCAATCTGAACCTCAGGTGAACCTGTATCAGTTGGATGCATTTTAAAGCTTTCAATTATTTCTTTTTTTCTTTCTGGAGAAATTCCCATGCTTTCACCACCTTTCTTAAAAGGATTAACTTTAAAAATTAACATAAAATTAAAGATTTAGTAAAGTTTTTAGTTATAAAAAAACGGAGGAGCAGGCAATTTTCAAAGCTTTTAAAGTTTAGATTTTAAAAATGTGATCAATCAAAAAATTTTTATAGAAATTCAAGATATACAAAAATTTGTGTTAAAATTTATACTGTAAATGAATCTTAAAAGGAAAAAGTTACTTCTTATCTTTTTCTTCTTTATTTTTATTTATTATTTTATCTCAACCCTCAAAAACTGAAAAATACAGGGTAGAGAAGAAAAAAATGGTTCAGTCTGTTTATGCTTCAGGTTTTATTGACTCTTCAGACAGTGTAACAATTAGAGCAGAAGTTTCTGGTTATATTGAAAAAATTTTTGTACATGAAGGTGAAGAAGTTAAGAAGGGTCAACTCCTTTTGATTATATCAAATGAAACTATCAAGGAGAATTTAAGAGAAGTGGAGGCTCAGCTTGCTTCAGTCAAAGATAGATTGATGCCCGATTCAGATTACAGAAAAGAATTGCTTCATAACATTGAGATAAAAAAAGCTGTTCTTGAAAGTGTTGAAAAAAACTTTAATAGAAGAAAAGCCTTATATGAAGAAGAATTAATCTCAAAAGAAAAGTTTGAAGAAATCAAAAGAGAATACGAGGTTGCAAAAAGAGATTATGAAAGGCAGATTAATCTATACAATGACACAATTAGAAATCTAAACTATCAATTAGAAAGTCTAAAGGCAAAGAGACAGGCTATTAAATCCGAATTTGATAAATACTTCATTAAATCTCCCATTAACGGAAAAATATTAAGAAAATTTGTTAATGAAGGCGATTATGTTAATCCAATGCAACAAGGCAATGGTTTATTTTCTGTAGGGAATGAAAAAAATCTTGAAACCGTTTTAATGGTTGATGAAGAATACATTCCAATGGTCAAGCCAGGTATGAAGGTTTATATAACGCTTGATTCTTATCCTGGAGAGGTTTTTGAGGGAGTGATAAAATTGATTGAAAGTCAATCTGACAGAACTACAAGAACAGTTAAAGTAAAGGCTGATGTCAACTACGGGAAATCTGTATTCTTTGGATTAACTGTGGAGGGAAACATAATCATTGAGGAAGTTGAAGGAATTTTTATTCCAGAAAGGGCATACAGGAATGGTTATGTGGAAGTTATAGAGAAGGGAAAAACTAAAAAAATAAAGGTAAATATTTCTTCAAAAAGATACAATGGTTACATTCTTGTTTTAGATGGTTTAAGGGAAGGACAGGAAGTCATAATAAATGAAACATATCGCTTTTGTTACCCTGAAGTTACTCTTTGAGAGAAAAAGGCAGACAATAATAGCTATAGTTGGAGTATCAATTGGTGTGGCAGCTTTCATTGCAATGGCTTCTCTTATGAACGGTTTTCAGAAGTACTTCATTGAGCAGGCTTTGGACTTGAATGCTCATGTAACTCTGAAGGTAAAAGATGAGCCAGATAAGGGGAAGATACTGAAAAAAGTCTATGGTGAAGATATATATTTTCATGTTTATGGGGCAAAACCAAAAGATTTGAAAGATAAAATAGTTGATTATAAGTTTTTGATAGCAAAATATGAAAAAGATTCAGAAATAGCTGGGATTGCACCTCATCTTACAGGACAGGGAATTGTAAGGTATGGAACAGTTGATAAATCAGCCTCTCTTATAGGAATAGACCCTGTATTGGAGAGAAGGGCATCTGTTATTGACAAGTTTATTTCCAATAAAAAACTTGACATACTCATCTCTGATAGAGATAGCGTTATCATAGGTAAACTTCTTGCAAGAGACCTTGGGATTGATGAGGTAGGGAAAAAGGTTATTGTAACCACACCCAATGGTGTTACTCATCTTTTTAAAGTTGTTGATTTTTTTGAATCTGGAATTACCATGCTTGATCAAACAAGAATTTATATGAATCTAAAAACTCTTCAGACTATTATGAATAAACCCAATGAAGTCAATGAAATAATCTTCAAAATAAAGGATGTCTATCGGGCAAATGAGATTGCAGAGAGAATAAAGAGGGAAACAGGTTATTATACAGAAAGCTGGCAGAAAGCCTTCAGAAACTTCCTTCAGCTTTTTAAAATACAGAATTACATAACCTATATGATTGTTTTTGCTATTTTAGTTGTATCTGCTTTCGGAATTTTTAATATCATAATGATGACAGTTCTTGAGAAGAAAAGGGACATAGCCATACTGAAGGCTTTAGGTTATGATAGTAGTGACATAATAAAAATATTTGTTTTCCATGGAATTACAATAGGTTTCTCAGGAGCTTTGCTTGGATGTATTTTAGGTTATGGTCTTCAGGAATTCCTTGCATCTGTGAATGTTAGTGTAGAGGGATTGGTTAGAACAAAGGGATTTGCACTTGACAGAAATCCCCTTTACTTTTTGTACGGAGTTTTATTTGCTTTTACTTTTTCTACCTTTGCAGCCTTTTATCCTTCTTACAAAGCTTCTAAACTAAATCCTGTGGATATCTTCAGGAGCAGTGCTTGAGCAGTATAATTGAGATTAAAAATATAAGTAAAAAAATCAGAGATGAGATAATCCTCAGAGACATAAATCTTTCTGTAAATAAGGGCGAATTCATCAGTATAATCGGACCATCTGGTTCAGGTAAAAGCTCTCTCCTTTACATTATAGGACTTTTAGACAAGCCAAGCAAAGGTGAGGTATTTATTGAAGGAGAAAGGATAGATTTTAATGAAACACAGAAGGTTTCGCACTTGAGAAATCTGAAGATTGGTTTTATATTCCAGTTTCATTATCTCATTGCAGAATTCAGTTTACTTGAGAATGTTATGGTCCCCATGTTAAAGGCAGAAAAAACAAAAGAAGAAGCAAAAGAAAGAGCCTATGAGCTTCTAAAAAATCTTGGTTTAGGTGAAAAAGCAAAGAGAAAACCCTTTCAGATATCAGGAGGAGAACAGCAAAGAGTGGCGATTGCAAGAGCCCTTGCCAATGACCCAATTGTTTTGATAGCTGATGAACCCACTGGAAATCTTGATTCAAAAAATACGGCAATTGTCATGGATATTTTTTGTAAGCTACATCTTGAAGGTAAAACAGTAATAATGGTAATCCATGAAATAGAGCTCACTGAAAGGACAGAGAGAATTGTAAAGATGTTGGATGGAAGTATTATAGATGACATTGCACTTGCAAAGAAAAAATGTTAAACTTTGATATGCTTCTTAAGCTATCCATATCTCTGATTTTAATTATTCTATCCTTCATAGCAACCTATACAATGTTTGAAATATTTGGTAAAACAGAAGGGAGGAAAAACATGGACATATTAAAAAAGATTCACCGAATTAATGGAAGATTGTTTTTTATGATTTTTCTCTTTGGTGCTATAGCTTGCATTTATATGCTGTCTCAATCAAAGGCAGAGCTCAC
The nucleotide sequence above comes from Thermodesulfovibrio aggregans. Encoded proteins:
- a CDS encoding FAD-dependent oxidoreductase; translation: MEKKIGLYICKGCGIGDAIDVEKISNIAKNALRVPVVAVSDVLCSKEGIDLIKKDIAEQGVNSVVIAGCSPRVKTYEFSFPGCFVERVPVRELAVWTIESPEEQQQAAEDYIKMGVIKAQKGEVPEPYVIEITKSILVVGGGISGMTAALEAARAGYDVFIVEKEPELGGFAKKLYKRVPTDDFTKGVLEDVNLEPLINEVTSNPKIKVYTSSKIERIDGQPGDFDVTISKNGSTEKFKVGAIIQATGWKPYDAKKLTKKYGYGKFKDVVTNFEFEEIAKNNNGVIKRPSDHRVVKSVLFIQCAGQRDPEHLPYCSGMCCATTLKQARYVTDGNPDAMAMVIYKDIRTPGKLEYYYKEAQNTPGVMLAKGEVTGIREEWDKLIVTVEDSLLGEKAEIETEMVVLATGMVPTTKEPQDYLIGLQEAAAKGDEAKAKYIETTKKPEFILNLGYRQGPELPFLEGGFGFVDSNFICFQYETRRTGIYAVGPVRQPMNMTEAQEDARGAALKAIQVLEHVEKGMAVHPRAWDTSYPEPNLSKCTACKRCTEECPFGAIDEDEKGTPFYKPNRCRRCGTCMGACPERIVSFKDYSVDMIGSMLKNVSVPSEDDRPRIIVLCCENDAFPAIETVAFNRLKLDPALRFIQLRCLGSMNLVWIADALSRGVDGMLLLGCKFGENYQCHFAKGSELAKYRLGKVQETLDRLQLESDRVQMYELAIDEYWRIPDIVNEFMEKIREIGPNPFKGF
- the qmoC gene encoding quinone-interacting membrane-bound oxidoreductase complex subunit QmoC, with the protein product MDKPLKPDLQFAKEIIKAGGESLKKCYQCSTCTVVCQLSPDKAPFPRKEMLYAQWGIKEKLFQNPDIWLCHHCGDCTAYCPRGAKPGEVLGAVRKLMIQHYSPPKFLAKWVADPKYILLIFLIPLLFFLGEMAVLGYFSGVEIPRGENGEMSYVAFLPAVPWIDVPFMALAAFAIICFYNGVKRYWLDLSAGTEIKRKDIYNCIYETIKDILLHKKFQLCGLNKGRYTAHILVLYAFIGLAITTGIAAFYEWVLRWESPYPQTNIVKIIGNVSGIALIIGMFLIIVNRSKNSAKQGIGSYFDWLLITIIAGVGVTGFLAEILRLAEVETLGYASYIAHLVFVFALFAYAPHSKMAHMVYRATAMVFAKASLREESLVKQEEAA
- a CDS encoding M16 family metallopeptidase, translated to MIKKIHLSSNIPLLMNKMDNYRSFVLSIWIKHGSRHETSSKNGLSHFIEHLFFQGTEKRNAQMISLEIDSIGGDINAFTSREFTSIYIKVLDSYLSKAIELIGDIYSNPLFPEEEIEKERAVILDEIRTVNDTPDELVHDLFMENSFPDGLGQPILGKESAVSAITRKDIIDCYNEFYGTNNCIISCAGSFEEKKLIDSLEKNIIPKVSKKSAITNKANFSPSLRVHEKNLNEIHLCMGTETFPFNSHYRLPLILLNCIIGGSVSSRLFQEIREKRGWVYNIYSFTSFYYDTGLFGVYTASEPKKINKILETILKILKKISENLKKEEIERAKAQTISQLIFSNESPSSVMNNLAYQELYLGQYFTLEEQIKQIEKVSFNDVMDVANILQEKNFSITILGPVSEKDLSVK
- the pnp gene encoding polyribonucleotide nucleotidyltransferase, whose amino-acid sequence is MEVELEIKGKKLVLQTGTLAKQTNGSVLVKYGDTYVLCTVVAEKIPKEGLDFVPLTIDYQEKAYSAGKIPGGFFKREGKPTDREILVSRLIDRPIRPLFPEGFNYETQGIASVLSYGDENIADILSIIGISAALTISDIPFNGPVGAVRVGRINEEFILNPDNEESEKSSLNLVVAGTEEAVTMVEGGAAECSEEILVEALKFAHTHIKGIIALQKKLGSIAGKPKREFKVEHGNLKDAIFNIISGKIENALFLQKKLERQQALEALFNECIQNLNTADKDISLEIANAFDKVVKKIMRETIIRKGVRVDGRKPDEIRPITCMIGILPRVHGSALFTRGETQALVATTLGTSEDEQKIDSLEGEIYKTFMLHYNFLPFSVGEVKPLRAPGRREIGHGYLAERALQFVIPSKDEFPYTIRVVSDILESNGSSSMATVCGASLSLMDAGVPIKAHVAGVAMGLIKEDDKVVILTDIIGMEDHYGDMDFKVAGTEKGITAFQMDVKIPGIDYEIFKKALDQARQARLFILKKMYETISQPKELSSYAPRIYKIQVKPEKIRDIIGIGGRVIKGIIEETGVKIDIEDKEGIVRIASSNEASALRAIEIIKGITQEVELGRIYMGKVSRIVDFGAFVEIMPGIEGLLHISQIADKRIQKVSEVLKVGDQIPVKVIEIDDLGRPRLSRKEALKEIEGKNISTK
- the rpsO gene encoding 30S ribosomal protein S15, with translation MGISPERKKEIIESFKMHPTDTGSPEVQIALMTERINYLTEHFKIHKKDHHSRRGLIKLVAQRRKLLNYLKKIDKERYNKLIERLSLRK
- a CDS encoding efflux RND transporter periplasmic adaptor subunit, whose amino-acid sequence is MVQSVYASGFIDSSDSVTIRAEVSGYIEKIFVHEGEEVKKGQLLLIISNETIKENLREVEAQLASVKDRLMPDSDYRKELLHNIEIKKAVLESVEKNFNRRKALYEEELISKEKFEEIKREYEVAKRDYERQINLYNDTIRNLNYQLESLKAKRQAIKSEFDKYFIKSPINGKILRKFVNEGDYVNPMQQGNGLFSVGNEKNLETVLMVDEEYIPMVKPGMKVYITLDSYPGEVFEGVIKLIESQSDRTTRTVKVKADVNYGKSVFFGLTVEGNIIIEEVEGIFIPERAYRNGYVEVIEKGKTKKIKVNISSKRYNGYILVLDGLREGQEVIINETYRFCYPEVTL
- a CDS encoding ABC transporter permease encodes the protein MKHIAFVTLKLLFERKRQTIIAIVGVSIGVAAFIAMASLMNGFQKYFIEQALDLNAHVTLKVKDEPDKGKILKKVYGEDIYFHVYGAKPKDLKDKIVDYKFLIAKYEKDSEIAGIAPHLTGQGIVRYGTVDKSASLIGIDPVLERRASVIDKFISNKKLDILISDRDSVIIGKLLARDLGIDEVGKKVIVTTPNGVTHLFKVVDFFESGITMLDQTRIYMNLKTLQTIMNKPNEVNEIIFKIKDVYRANEIAERIKRETGYYTESWQKAFRNFLQLFKIQNYITYMIVFAILVVSAFGIFNIIMMTVLEKKRDIAILKALGYDSSDIIKIFVFHGITIGFSGALLGCILGYGLQEFLASVNVSVEGLVRTKGFALDRNPLYFLYGVLFAFTFSTFAAFYPSYKASKLNPVDIFRSSA
- a CDS encoding ABC transporter ATP-binding protein, translating into MSSIIEIKNISKKIRDEIILRDINLSVNKGEFISIIGPSGSGKSSLLYIIGLLDKPSKGEVFIEGERIDFNETQKVSHLRNLKIGFIFQFHYLIAEFSLLENVMVPMLKAEKTKEEAKERAYELLKNLGLGEKAKRKPFQISGGEQQRVAIARALANDPIVLIADEPTGNLDSKNTAIVMDIFCKLHLEGKTVIMVIHEIELTERTERIVKMLDGSIIDDIALAKKKC